ACATGAGGGTATCTTTTCTCTAGTgcagaaaacagcaaaagctTTATCCGTCTTTGATTTTATCTACTTgagatttttatacccgatactcaaaatgagtattggggtatatttgatttgtggtgaaaatggtgaaaaatagcgcctagtgctcaaagactataagagctagagcaacgacaagCAACAACGACAGAGCAACCCCTTCCGCcaacacaaaagacgaaaatctgtggcaaccacaattttgaagataggagaaaattaaaaacgcacaatcatagagaatggcCATATCTACCAAATTGCCGAATCTtgccgaatccgaatcagatcggattatcattatagccaaaagtaacaaatcaatttgcagtggctacgcagcgcccgtcGACACGTTCTgattgattttctgtctctctcgcacgcactctttggaACGTTGTGACTTGCTGCTGCAACCGCAACTCTAGTTGTGCCCAAGTTTGGGCACACATGTCCTCCCATTCCACAATCTACCCTTAACGATCCAATGGTCTGTTGAGTGGAGTTTATATTATACAACGAGTCGGTACGTTGAAAACCGCAGCTCAGGACCGCAAGTCTACTTTTATCCGGCACTCACATTGGTAGGAAAGGCAAAGCAGACCGCGCATCTTTCTCAATTTTGGCTTGCACTTGTCATgagagatacaaaaaaaaatgcagagaaagagaggaaccGCGATCTCTAGTTCCCCTATATTGACTTTTACCTATATCTACACGATTCTAATATACatgtacttacatacatacatatgtctcaGTATGTCTCTCGTCTGCCCTGCCCCGGCAGACGACGCGTACATTGAGCGACATGAAGTGTTTGCGAgcgagacagaaaatcagtatcAGACACGTTCATAGCGTGTAGCGaccgaaaattgatttgttacttttgactataataataatccgatctgatcaaaattcggcaatctggtacatatggtcattctctatgattgtgcgtttttaatttatcttcaaaattgtagatgccacagattttcgtgttttcatcattctggctataataattttacgatctggttcatattctgcagtctagaagatattGTTATTATCAGAGTTTTTGGTTatttcgtatctttaaaattgtggatgccacagattttcgccctttgtgggggcggaagtgggcggggcgaagctttgaaatatacttgtagcagtgacatatcacataggagtataaaatgtcgttgctctagctcttatagtcatTGAGCACTAAGCGCTAATAGGGAAGGACAGAccgacatggctcaatcgactcggctattgatgctgatcaagaatatatatactttatggggtcggaaaggcttccttctggaatttactttcaccacaaatctaatatgaccctatactcattttgagtatctgGTATAAAAAATGAGACCGATGGGATGTACAGGAAAAGAACaaataatcgaaattgaagcaCCATTGAACCATTGCACGGTTTACTTATCGAATCAGATCCAGATTCTAGCATGTTCCTGAAGTCAAATCGCACACTCGATTCATGTTTCCAAATGACATAATTTTGAGCAAAAGAAATATTGCTGCAAACGGAATTAATTTAATTCCACGTAATTGAGGAGCAACCTCAGCATAAGGAGCATGTTGGCCAGGTACAAAACATTTCCAATTTCATTCTAATTATacagccaggctccgtttttcacattcacattcacggctttttatacaacgaaacgaaccttaattgcaaaaggaaaaaaatagatgacttattgatgcattaataTAAACTATACACCTATGTATATCAGGCTAAtttaacttttgctttctttataaataattttattttaacccaacctcaaatttggcGGAGCCTGCCTGATAAATCTTAATGCAATTCGAATTGCTTCCAAGGAGTTCAAAACTGCGAATTTTATGCATATTTGAAATACCGTCAgagaaaatgtaatttaaaaatattttagaaGGGCTTACATGCATCGTTTTCGATAGTTGGCATCACCTGGTCCAGATCTCTGAATAGTTCCGGGGTATTTCCGGCAGTTCATCAGTTCGGTAGAACCGAACTTaacttgaacttgaacttgaacttAACTAATTAATAAAACAGCCATCTGGTAACTCTgttccgcacacacacatgcacatctGATTCACGCCAGCTGCTCGGGCAAGAGTTGCCTGATGTTGTACAGAAAAATCAAGAAGCCGTGTGGGATGAAAAATTCAGAAACTTTTGCTAAATTCTAACAAATCTACGATTTTAACAAAGAAGTCGCTCGATTGATTTAATATTGAGTACTCGCTGCACATATTTGCTCTGCcgcaatttgtttattttgctgTGCTGTTGGTTTATTGTAAGTGGTCACTGGCTAAGCAGcgcatttcattttttgcaAAATGGACGTACATCGCCTCATTGCGGAAGTACAGCAGCGGCGTGCTCTGTGGGATACAAGCATTCCCTTTTTAACCCGCAAGGTCGAATGGAATATACAGTGGATGGATGTGTCTAACGCTCTGAAGCTGGACGGTAAGTTTCGGGGCGCGTCACATTTTACGCTGCGCTTCTATTAATGCACTATTGTCTTCCAACAGTTGCGACATGCAAGAAGCGCTTCAATAAACTGAGGGACAAGTACCGCTGCGAGATCCGGAAGATACAGCACGGTAGCGTTCAAGAGTCCAACTGGACGTACTTTCGCTGCTTGGAGTTCATGCGCTGCATATACGATCCAACCGGTCTCGTGGCATTCGCCCCCGAGCCCTACGAGTATAAATCTGAGTCGGAAGAGTCCTCCAACGACAGTGATAATAACCTGTGGGATAATTTTGACTTAAATCTGGACAATGATGATTCGATAGATTTTTTAACTATGGGCGACATATTCAATCGTGACTCGCCCGAGACACCTCTAATGCTGGTCGGGTCTTCGTCCTCGTATGACGGTCCCATATGGGATGACAACTACCTGATCAACAGTcaaatgacaacaacaaacgaAGCGGACTCACTTCCAGTAGCCAGCAGTCCTTCAAGATCCGAGTCCGAAGACGATGCGGACTACAATTTTTTGGCTAGTCTTATACCGCACATGAAGTCCCTCTCGGAAACGGGCAAACTCAAATTTCGCATGGAGGCCAGCCGCATTATGATGGAACTAAAAAATGAGGAGGCTACCCCTGAACCCCCCGGTATGGAGGCTGATACGGATCCAAATACAGATTTTATACCCAACAACGATATGAACGACTATGAAGGCGATACGAAGGACGAGGGCGAAGTTAAGATAGAAAATGAACCTTTGCTATAAGGTTCATAGATGTGGAATGAACATGAGAAACTATAAGCCGGACAACATGGAACAAGGAACATGGAAAAAATGCGCTTAATCAAAATCCACATATATTCTTGTAATTCTTATCACCTTATTGAATATGTTtttccaaaataaatattatggTGGCAGATAATGCCCCGAAAGAGTGGATCCTAAGAAAGACAATTCTGATCATGTTCATGTACAAAGTTGAGCACCGATACATTGCAGCCAGGGCTCACAAGGTTCTATATCCATGTCGCGTAGGATAAATACTAGATTAATTAGTAATAGCCGAGAGAGATGTATGAGTCAGGTTAACTGAGTTGAGCTGGGAACAGCGTTGTCACAAATAGTGCCCCAGTTCGTTGACTGATAGCCGGAAGACGTGTCTGGTGCGGGCTGCGAACACGTTTGAACACGAATGCGTTCTGTTCAGCGCCGCCACCTCAGCCCATTTCAGGTTAGGTCGAGCCTTTTTAAAAGTTGACTAGCTTATAATATTTGCAAATAGCTTATAAAAGCTGTTTAGCatattttgacaacaaattcGGGTTATTTTAgctttaaatgtaaatttcatCTTTTCtggattttttgttggttattTTTGGTGTAGAGAAAGAGGGATGGTGCGCTCTTTTGCACAACATGGAAACATCGGAAACGTAGGGAATACACACCAGATAATAATATATCCCTAAGCTCATTGACTATTGaaatcacttcaaaattacgGGAAGTAATAATTTATAAAGCTTTTGCTAAAACACAACCtcaatgaatatttaaatattttacagTTTAAC
The sequence above is a segment of the Drosophila pseudoobscura strain MV-25-SWS-2005 chromosome X, UCI_Dpse_MV25, whole genome shotgun sequence genome. Coding sequences within it:
- the LOC6900227 gene encoding uncharacterized protein; this translates as MDVHRLIAEVQQRRALWDTSIPFLTRKVEWNIQWMDVSNALKLDVATCKKRFNKLRDKYRCEIRKIQHGSVQESNWTYFRCLEFMRCIYDPTGLVAFAPEPYEYKSESEESSNDSDNNLWDNFDLNLDNDDSIDFLTMGDIFNRDSPETPLMLVGSSSSYDGPIWDDNYLINSQMTTTNEADSLPVASSPSRSESEDDADYNFLASLIPHMKSLSETGKLKFRMEASRIMMELKNEEATPEPPGMEADTDPNTDFIPNNDMNDYEGDTKDEGEVKIENEPLL